One genomic region from Euleptes europaea isolate rEulEur1 chromosome 6, rEulEur1.hap1, whole genome shotgun sequence encodes:
- the ISM2 gene encoding isthmin-2: protein MAPIKEEEVPRSNKVRNLRQNGQVTPRRHKRRWPSQHVTRNQLASLQPAGTIQEESTPFVLDLQNLPGLANVDLSAQNPNIQVTIEVVDDPQAEMEMDLLKETSNDWSLTSSEWLSHKDLFWPLFWEYTDPVEERDEDGNLDIKNQEEEEEEEEDYTSEYDEEETVLSGVGGDWDQRWPNQKNWIFKEKYNYDYEDEEEWSSWSPCGVTCGSGSQKRTRSCGYACTATESRTCDLLRCPGADGELAFATEEPPFEAENATEILNSDVDSCEKWLNCKSDFLNKYLSKVLSDLPSCPCSYPLEAVYSAVNLRDEQQGKNFRWRDASGPKERLDIYKPTARFCLRSMLSLDSTTLAAQHCCYDENTKLITRGKGAGAPNLISTEFSPELHYKVDMLPWILCKGDWSRYHAVRPPNNGQQCADNPPEDEYLSQLQEAREY, encoded by the exons ATGGCTCCAATCAAAGAAGAGGAGGTTCCACGGTCCAACAAAGTTCGGAACCTGAGGCAAAATGGACAGGTCACGCCACGCCGGCACAAACGCCGTTGGCCATCGCAGCATGTTACAAGGAACCAGTTAGCATCACTTCAGCCTGCTGGCACAATCCAGGAAGAGAGCACACCTTTTGTGCTGGATTTACAGAACCTGCCAGGCTTAGCTAATGTGGATCTGAGTGCCCAGAACCCAAACATACAG GTTACTATAGAGGTAGTAGATGATCCTCAGGCTGAGATGGAGATGGACCTACTGAAGGAGACCAGCAATGACTGGTCTCTGACTTCCTCTGAATGGCTGTCCCACAAAGACCTCTTCTGGCCCCTCTTCTGGGAGTACACAGaccctgtggaggaaagggatgAAGATGGCAACTTGGACATAAAGaaccaagaggaagaagaagaagaggaggaggactaTACATCAGAGTATGATGAGGAGGAGACAGTTCTGAGTGGAGTGGGAGGGGACTGGGACCAGAGGTGGCCCAATCAGAAGAACTGGATCTTTAAAGAAAAGTACAATTATG ACTATGAAGATGAAGAGGAGTGGAGCTCTTGGTCCCCCTGTGGCGTCACCTGCGGCAGTGGCAGCCAGAAGAGAACCCGGTCTTGTGGCTATGCTTGTACTGCCACGGAGTCAAGAACCTGTGACCTGCTCCGCTGTCCTG GAGCAGATGGAGAGCTGGCTTTTGCCACTGAGGAGCCACCATTTGAAGCTGAGAATGCCACAGAGATCTTAAACTCAG ATGTGGACAGCTGTGAGAAGTGGCTGAACTGCAAAAGTGACTTCCTCAACAAATACCTGAGCAAAGTACTTTCAGACCTGCCCAGCTGTCCCTGCTCTTACCCTCTGGAAGCCGTGTACAGCGCTGTGAACTTGCGAGACGAGCAGCAGGGCAAAAACTTCCGCTGGCGGGATGCCAGCGGGCCCAAGGAACGGCTGGACATCTACAAGCCCACCGCCCGTTTCTGCCTGCGCTCCATGCTCTCCTTGGACAGCACCACGCTGGCCGCCCAGCACTGCTGCTATGACGAGAACACCAAGCTGATCACTCGAGGCAAGGGGGCTGGCGCTCCCAACCTCATCAGCACAGAGTTCTCCCCAGAGCTTCACTACAAGGTGGACATGCTGCCTTGGATCCTCTGCAAGGGAGACTGGAGCCGGTACCATGCCGTGAGGCCTCCCAATAACGGGCAGCAGTGTGCTGACAACCCCCCAGAGGACGAGTACCTCTCTCAGCTTCAGGAGGCCAGGGAATATTAG
- the AHSA1 gene encoding activator of 90 kDa heat shock protein ATPase homolog 1: protein MAKWGEGDPRWIVEQRADATNVNNWHWTERDASNWSSEKLKTLLLSVRAENEEGSCEVTEVSKLDGEASINNRKGKLIFFYEWNIKLAWTGTTKADVKYKGHVEIPNLSDENDIDDIEISVTLAKDEPDTNLLALMKKEGVKKIADALETYISTLKTEFTQGMILPTVNGEQSEPTPLPVRKPEEHKASEPAAGNARKSKSVGVKIPTCKINLKEVFLTSPDELYRIFITQEMVQAFTHSPAVMEADKGGKFQLLDGSVTGEFTELVPEKQIAMKWRFKSWPEGHFATINLTFKDQAGETEVCLEGKGIPASEEERTREGWQRYYFEGIKQTFGYGARLL, encoded by the exons ATGGCCAAGTGGGGAGAAGGGGACCCGCGCTGGATTGTGGAGCAGCGCGCGGACGCCACCAACGTCAATAACTGGCACTG GACTGAAAGAGATGCATCTAACTGGTCATCAGAAAAGCTGAAAACTCTGCTTCTGTCTGTTAGAGCAGAGAATGAAGAGGGGTCTTGCGAAGTGACAGAAGTGAGTAAGCTGGATGGAGAGGCCTCTATAAACAACCGCAAAGGAAAGCTAATTTTCTTCTATGAGTGGAACATCAAGCTAGCTTGGACAG GCACCACAAAGGCAGATGTGAAGTACAAGGGGCATGTGGAGATTCCCAATCTTTCAGATGAAAATGATATTGATGATATTGAG ATCAGCGTAACTCTTGCCAAAGATGAGCCAGACACCAACCTGCTAGCCTTGATGAAAAAAGAAGGTGTAAAAAAGATCGCCGATGCTTTGGAAACTTACATCAGCACTCTGAAAACAG AGTTTACCCAAGGCATGATCCTGCCCACAGTGAATGGTGAACAGTCAGAGCCAACCCCTCTTCCTGTGCGTAAACCAGAAGAGCACAAG GCCTCCGAACCTGCTGCTGGCAATGCACGTAAATCTAAATCAGTAGGAGTCAAGATTCCTACCTGCAAGATAAATTTGAAGGAAGTTTTCCTAACATCCCCTGATGAGCTGTACAGAATATTCATTACGCAAGAG ATGGTGCAGGCTTTTACTCACTCGCCTGCTGTCATGGAGGCCGATAAAGGAGGAAAATTCCAGCTACTGGATGGCAGTGTGACTGGCGAGTTCACCGAACTG GTTCCTGAGAAACAAATTGCTATGAAATGGAGATTTAAGTCATGGCCTGAAG GGCACTTTGCAACCATCAACTTGACCTTCAAAGATCAGGCTGGTGAAACAGAAGTCTGTCTGGAAGGGAAGGGCATCCCGGCCAGCGAAGAGGAGAGAACGAGGGAGGGCTGGCAGCGGTACTACTTTGAGGGTATTAAACAGACATTTGGCTATGGAGCCCGCTTGCTTTAA